In Halobaculum rubrum, the following are encoded in one genomic region:
- a CDS encoding tRNA (cytidine(56)-2'-O)-methyltransferase: MNDDVVVLRYGHRPGRDDRMTTHVGLTARALGADRVILPDNAGQSAETIRDITDRFGGPFAVELRDDQRAFTRNWGGTVAHLTMYGERVQDVEADIRADSVGDGTRLLVVVGGEKVPFDFYEEADYNVGVTNQPHSEVAGLAVFLDRLFDGEELERDWEGADRVVVPQETGKRVVDPEDAGAGDAE, from the coding sequence ATGAACGACGACGTTGTCGTCCTCCGCTACGGGCATCGCCCCGGACGGGACGACCGGATGACGACCCACGTGGGACTCACGGCGCGTGCCCTCGGCGCCGATCGCGTGATCCTTCCGGACAACGCCGGACAGTCCGCCGAGACGATCCGCGACATCACCGACCGCTTCGGCGGCCCCTTCGCCGTCGAGTTGCGCGACGACCAGCGCGCGTTCACGCGCAACTGGGGGGGAACGGTCGCCCACCTCACGATGTACGGGGAACGCGTACAGGACGTCGAAGCCGATATCCGCGCCGACTCCGTCGGCGACGGGACACGCCTTCTCGTCGTCGTCGGCGGCGAGAAGGTCCCGTTCGACTTCTACGAGGAAGCCGACTACAACGTCGGCGTGACGAACCAGCCCCACTCGGAAGTCGCCGGCCTCGCGGTCTTCCTCGATCGCTTGTTCGATGGCGAGGAACTGGAGCGTGACTGGGAGGGCGCCGACCGCGTCGTGGTCCCACAGGAGACTGGCAAGCGCGTGGTCGACCCCGAGGACGCCGGCGCAGGGGACGCGGAGTAG
- a CDS encoding two-component system sensor histidine kinase NtrB codes for MDSGSPVDLSPEFLAEMVESVGVGVGIYGRDGRYIYVNQSYADLFDVPPEELVGKTLWEITPEIEASRFDSYWDSFDDDETRTAETVHKYNDREIPVATVTTQRSIDGTPYHFGTIKEISERRAREREIMRQNERLESFASVVSHDLRNPLNVAQGYLDVLREDISRDELRLVDNALDRMDVLITELLELAQSDSEVGETAPVSIPAVAEEAWRNVDTPEAVLHAPDGDPRVVADETRLQQLFENLFRNAVEHAGSDAHVTIDTVSDGFYVADDGPGIPQDKRERVFETGYTTTDRGTGFGLSIVQQIVTGHHWSIQVTEQPDGGARFEITGVEFSTE; via the coding sequence ATGGACTCCGGTTCTCCGGTGGATCTCTCGCCCGAGTTTCTCGCCGAAATGGTCGAATCGGTCGGCGTCGGCGTCGGGATCTACGGACGGGATGGACGATACATCTACGTTAATCAGTCGTACGCTGATCTGTTCGATGTCCCTCCGGAGGAGTTGGTTGGAAAAACCCTGTGGGAGATCACTCCGGAGATCGAAGCCAGCAGGTTCGATTCGTACTGGGACTCGTTCGATGACGACGAGACACGGACGGCCGAAACAGTACACAAGTATAACGATCGGGAGATACCCGTCGCGACGGTCACAACGCAGCGCTCGATCGATGGTACACCCTATCACTTCGGAACGATCAAAGAGATCTCCGAACGGAGAGCCAGGGAACGGGAGATCATGCGTCAGAACGAACGGCTCGAAAGTTTCGCCAGCGTGGTCTCCCACGACCTTCGGAACCCGTTGAACGTCGCTCAGGGCTATCTCGACGTTCTCCGGGAGGACATCAGTCGGGACGAGCTGCGGCTTGTCGACAACGCGCTCGATCGGATGGATGTACTGATCACCGAACTGTTGGAACTCGCCCAGAGCGACAGCGAGGTGGGCGAGACGGCGCCGGTTTCGATACCGGCCGTCGCCGAAGAGGCGTGGCGTAACGTGGATACCCCGGAAGCGGTTTTACACGCGCCCGACGGAGATCCACGGGTCGTGGCCGATGAGACGCGTCTACAGCAACTGTTCGAGAACCTCTTTCGAAACGCGGTCGAACACGCGGGATCGGATGCGCACGTGACTATCGATACTGTTTCCGACGGGTTCTATGTTGCGGACGACGGTCCAGGGATCCCGCAAGACAAGCGCGAACGTGTCTTCGAGACGGGATATACCACTACCGACAGAGGGACCGGATTCGGGCTGAGTATCGTCCAACAGATCGTCACCGGCCATCATTGGAGCATACAGGTCACGGAACAGCCGGACGGCGGCGCACGATTCGAGATCACCGGTGTCGAGTTCAGTACGGAGTAG
- a CDS encoding DUF2797 domain-containing protein gives MQVVGYETPPGALFVSDGAPDPEAPPGTATGEVDRIALDPGTELSWRLGERHCAGTIHDGGHVACGNEAAPYCDDHRSTWVCARCTGTCLKDELDCFDDHAIYVAAFAPDTFKVGVTREWRLDTRLREQGADRAVHLRTVDNGRIAREIEAGIAAHGLERALGGDTVGDAADDRRVDSAVDADGLPDRVRVPTKIAGLGAAVDDDAWAALLDGVDYESRFAFDYGLDLAERPVTETLATGTVVGTKGRILVLENGGTTYAVDVRDLVGYEVGEGDSERDLQSSLGSFG, from the coding sequence GTGCAGGTCGTGGGCTACGAGACGCCGCCGGGCGCGCTGTTCGTCAGCGACGGCGCCCCGGACCCGGAGGCCCCGCCCGGAACCGCGACCGGCGAGGTCGACCGGATCGCGCTCGACCCCGGAACGGAGCTGTCGTGGCGCCTCGGCGAGCGACACTGTGCGGGGACGATCCACGACGGCGGACACGTCGCCTGCGGGAACGAGGCGGCGCCGTACTGCGATGACCACCGGTCGACGTGGGTGTGCGCGCGGTGTACCGGGACGTGTCTCAAAGACGAGCTGGACTGTTTCGACGACCACGCGATCTACGTCGCCGCGTTCGCCCCCGACACGTTCAAGGTGGGCGTGACGAGGGAGTGGCGACTCGACACCCGCCTGCGCGAGCAGGGCGCCGACCGGGCGGTCCACCTGCGAACCGTCGATAACGGCCGGATCGCCCGCGAGATCGAGGCCGGGATCGCCGCTCACGGGCTCGAACGGGCGCTCGGAGGCGACACCGTCGGCGACGCTGCCGACGACAGGCGGGTCGACTCCGCCGTCGACGCCGACGGCCTCCCCGACCGCGTCCGCGTGCCGACGAAGATCGCCGGCCTCGGAGCGGCCGTCGACGACGACGCGTGGGCGGCGCTGCTCGACGGCGTCGACTACGAGTCCCGGTTCGCGTTCGACTACGGCCTCGACCTCGCCGAGCGGCCCGTGACGGAGACGCTCGCCACGGGCACCGTCGTCGGCACCAAAGGCCGGATCCTCGTGCTGGAGAACGGCGGAACGACGTACGCCGTCGACGTGCGCGACCTCGTCGGGTACGAGGTCGGCGAGGGCGACAGCGAGCGCGATCTCCAGTCGAGTTTGGGTTCGTTCGGGTAG
- a CDS encoding RPA12/RPB9/RPC11 RNA polymerase family protein, with protein sequence MQFCDECGSMMKADGDTWVCGSCGHEELRDEAAEAGMTTTQGQEGSTVVDVSEMDQAEVGPTVEQKCPECDEVRTVRYELKQIRAADESETRFFTCTECGQKWREDDH encoded by the coding sequence ATGCAATTCTGCGACGAGTGCGGATCGATGATGAAAGCCGACGGCGACACGTGGGTGTGCGGGTCGTGCGGCCACGAGGAGCTTCGCGACGAAGCGGCCGAGGCGGGGATGACGACGACCCAGGGGCAGGAGGGGTCCACCGTGGTCGACGTCTCCGAGATGGACCAAGCGGAGGTCGGGCCGACGGTCGAACAGAAGTGTCCCGAGTGCGACGAGGTGCGGACGGTGCGCTACGAGCTGAAGCAGATCCGTGCGGCCGACGAGTCCGAGACGCGCTTTTTCACCTGCACGGAGTGCGGCCAGAAGTGGCGCGAGGACGACCACTGA
- a CDS encoding DUF5797 family protein, producing MSDLTDEELERLADVVRLQPTKNSELGDRWGMDSGSDVHGYLETHLSDHYYRDDNSLIRATAEAAELTGVEPGVVDDEDDPNAVPERITVPELHEQVFRVVADHDERSESVVSVLNKVREEYGVDPEAGDVRRALQSLRRKNVVEVVYRTVPTFKLAVPREAIDVVVAADP from the coding sequence ATGAGCGACCTCACCGACGAGGAACTGGAGCGGCTCGCCGACGTGGTGCGGCTCCAGCCGACGAAGAACAGCGAACTCGGCGACCGGTGGGGGATGGACAGCGGCAGCGACGTGCACGGCTATCTGGAGACCCACCTATCGGACCACTACTACCGCGACGACAACAGCCTCATCCGGGCGACCGCCGAGGCCGCCGAACTCACCGGCGTCGAGCCCGGCGTCGTCGACGACGAGGACGACCCGAACGCGGTGCCCGAGCGGATCACGGTCCCCGAACTCCACGAACAGGTGTTCCGCGTCGTCGCCGACCACGACGAACGTTCGGAGTCGGTCGTCTCCGTCCTGAACAAGGTCCGCGAGGAGTACGGCGTCGACCCCGAGGCCGGCGACGTGCGCCGCGCGCTCCAGAGCCTCCGGCGAAAGAACGTCGTCGAGGTCGTCTACCGAACGGTGCCGACGTTCAAGCTGGCGGTGCCGCGCGAGGCAATCGACGTGGTCGTCGCCGCCGACCCCTGA
- a CDS encoding histidine kinase N-terminal 7TM domain-containing protein: MRVGTEGRRPPESCGGIPRRSRRGGGQTRWGLTALLAFSGLWATFQAGRLVAPAPENKIVFYILGLIVGLATVGAWLYFCSAYAGRSYHRRRLFRIAGLAVFGAIVSIKITSPIHGLYFTTAYATSPFPHLRIQFGAMHWVVTVLAYALAAVGFYLLFDLFRNSEYATSRLAFLVGIAGLPVVLDLIGFLGRDVILTLNYEPVGVGLFALGVLYVADGTFIRVRAFGREQLIDELDQAVLLLDRDDIIRDVNAPATRLFPELAGSTGKGLPTVSPQVADYLPVETPKRITTTVAGGTRHYLLSAPQLTAGQTVLGQALVFTDISKFIQQRDEIERHESQLDDLAEAITHELRNTLNVMQGHIDLAQSGLSTSETGSAVESLETAGRMTERMGTLVSDLAMLAQLGRSVDPQDSADIERIATHAFASVAGDTCELCIDADTIEADTNRLQRLFEKLFDFAIANGATRIEVSQRDSVLSITDDGTPISSEQVEAAFTYGQAVPDAKTGMLLPVARTLVDAQGWDITVDPEYQRGVRIVITT, encoded by the coding sequence GTGCGGGTTGGAACCGAAGGGCGACGACCGCCTGAATCCTGTGGTGGGATTCCACGTCGTTCACGGCGTGGAGGAGGTCAAACCCGATGGGGGCTCACCGCCTTACTCGCGTTCAGTGGCTTGTGGGCGACCTTCCAAGCCGGTCGCCTCGTTGCTCCCGCACCTGAAAACAAGATCGTGTTCTATATTCTCGGGCTCATCGTCGGATTGGCTACCGTCGGAGCGTGGCTGTACTTCTGTTCGGCGTACGCCGGCAGATCGTACCACCGTCGGCGGCTCTTCCGGATAGCAGGTCTCGCGGTGTTCGGAGCGATCGTCAGTATCAAGATCACGAGCCCGATTCATGGCCTCTATTTCACAACGGCCTACGCGACGAGCCCGTTTCCGCATCTCCGTATCCAGTTCGGGGCGATGCACTGGGTCGTGACTGTGCTGGCGTACGCTCTCGCCGCGGTCGGGTTCTATCTGCTGTTCGACCTGTTCAGGAACTCCGAGTACGCGACCAGCCGGTTGGCATTTCTGGTCGGGATCGCAGGGCTTCCAGTCGTCCTCGATCTGATCGGCTTTCTCGGCCGAGACGTGATCCTCACACTCAACTACGAGCCGGTCGGCGTGGGGCTGTTCGCACTCGGCGTGTTATACGTCGCCGACGGCACGTTCATCCGCGTTCGCGCGTTCGGGCGCGAGCAGCTGATCGACGAGCTCGATCAAGCCGTCCTTCTGCTTGACAGGGACGATATCATCCGCGATGTGAACGCTCCTGCGACCCGCCTGTTTCCCGAACTCGCCGGTTCCACTGGGAAGGGACTACCCACGGTTTCACCGCAGGTCGCCGACTATCTCCCGGTCGAGACTCCGAAGCGGATAACGACAACAGTCGCCGGTGGCACACGGCACTACTTGCTTTCAGCACCGCAACTCACCGCTGGCCAGACGGTTCTCGGACAGGCGTTAGTGTTCACCGATATCTCGAAGTTCATCCAGCAGCGTGACGAGATCGAACGCCACGAGTCACAGTTGGACGACCTGGCGGAAGCGATCACCCACGAGCTCAGAAACACGCTCAATGTCATGCAGGGGCACATCGATCTTGCGCAGTCCGGACTCTCCACGAGCGAGACCGGATCCGCGGTAGAGAGCCTCGAGACGGCCGGCCGAATGACGGAACGGATGGGAACCCTCGTGTCCGATCTAGCGATGTTGGCACAGCTCGGCCGGTCAGTCGACCCGCAAGACAGCGCCGACATCGAGCGGATCGCGACCCACGCGTTCGCCTCTGTAGCGGGGGACACGTGCGAGCTATGTATCGACGCGGACACGATCGAAGCCGACACGAACCGATTGCAGCGCCTGTTCGAGAAGCTGTTCGATTTCGCGATAGCGAACGGAGCGACGCGGATCGAAGTGAGTCAGCGGGACAGCGTGCTCAGTATAACCGACGACGGAACCCCCATCTCGAGTGAGCAGGTCGAAGCCGCGTTCACCTATGGGCAAGCGGTGCCGGACGCGAAAACGGGAATGTTGCTTCCGGTCGCTCGGACGCTCGTCGATGCCCAGGGATGGGACATCACAGTCGATCCCGAGTATCAACGCGGCGTTCGGATCGTCATCACGACCTGA
- a CDS encoding enoyl-CoA hydratase/isomerase family protein — protein sequence MPESDTVILDIDDAIATITIDRPDTLNALNVETLEALRTAVAEAEDADVRALVLTGAGEEAFIAGADISYMKDLGTPEAQAYAELGHDIARSLETFPAPSIAAVNGYAFGGGCELALACDLRVAAENAVFGQTEIDLGIVPGWGGTQRLPRLVNDEVARRLILFGDRIDATEAHEYGMVGEVVAHDRLDSRIDELTADLAGQPKFAVAAAKEAINQSYETGLDAGLEYEQRVFSGLFGTPDQREGMDAFVNKRDPEFE from the coding sequence GTGCCCGAATCCGACACCGTCATCCTCGACATCGACGACGCTATCGCCACGATCACGATCGACCGCCCGGACACACTCAACGCCCTGAACGTCGAGACGTTGGAGGCGCTCCGGACGGCCGTCGCGGAGGCGGAGGACGCCGACGTGCGGGCGCTCGTGCTCACCGGCGCGGGCGAGGAGGCGTTCATCGCCGGCGCCGACATCTCCTACATGAAGGACCTCGGCACCCCCGAGGCGCAGGCGTACGCCGAGTTGGGTCACGACATCGCGCGCTCGCTGGAGACGTTCCCCGCGCCCAGCATCGCCGCGGTCAACGGCTACGCCTTCGGCGGCGGCTGTGAGCTCGCGCTGGCGTGTGACCTCCGCGTCGCCGCCGAGAACGCCGTCTTCGGACAGACCGAGATCGATCTGGGGATCGTCCCCGGCTGGGGCGGCACCCAGCGGCTCCCCCGGCTCGTCAACGACGAGGTCGCCCGGCGGCTGATCCTCTTCGGCGACCGCATCGACGCGACCGAGGCCCACGAGTACGGCATGGTCGGCGAGGTGGTCGCCCACGACCGGCTCGACTCCAGGATCGACGAGCTGACCGCCGACCTCGCTGGCCAGCCGAAGTTCGCCGTCGCGGCGGCGAAGGAGGCGATCAACCAGTCGTACGAGACGGGCCTCGATGCGGGGCTCGAGTACGAACAGCGCGTCTTCTCGGGGCTGTTCGGGACGCCGGACCAGCGCGAGGGGATGGACGCGTTCGTGAACAAGCGCGACCCCGAGTTCGAGTAA
- a CDS encoding bis(5'-nucleosyl)-tetraphosphatase, producing the protein MSVEATSAGAILFRDTRGHREYLLLKSRPGDWEFPKGGVEGEEELQQTAIREVTEEAGVEDFRLIDGFRREYDYVFEAGGNTIHKTVHLFIAHSFEASAELSTEHRDLQWRDYEQALNTITQDGPRDILEEAHDYLDDLKATEADGYLLGSES; encoded by the coding sequence ATGTCGGTCGAAGCGACTAGCGCCGGAGCCATCCTCTTCCGCGACACCCGCGGCCACAGGGAGTACCTGCTCCTGAAGAGCCGACCGGGGGACTGGGAGTTCCCCAAGGGCGGGGTCGAAGGGGAAGAGGAACTCCAGCAGACGGCGATCAGAGAAGTGACCGAGGAGGCGGGGGTCGAGGACTTCCGTCTCATCGACGGCTTCCGCAGGGAGTACGACTACGTGTTCGAGGCGGGCGGCAACACCATCCACAAGACGGTGCATCTGTTCATCGCCCACTCGTTCGAAGCCTCCGCGGAGCTGTCGACCGAACATCGCGACCTACAGTGGCGCGACTACGAGCAAGCGCTCAACACCATCACCCAGGACGGCCCCCGAGATATTCTCGAGGAGGCCCACGACTACCTGGACGATCTCAAGGCCACCGAGGCGGACGGCTACCTCCTCGGCTCCGAGAGCTAA
- a CDS encoding SDR family NAD(P)-dependent oxidoreductase, protein MRTYPEDIAGVGDERLVGKTALVTGSTSGIGREAALSLGRLGAHVIVHGRDEEAGSAVVDEIEAGVNEGTAEFVAADFAEPKEVRALADATRRAARDDGLDLLCNNAGGYFREARLTDLGVEYTFHVNHLAPYQLTAELLDDLADDARVITTSSEAHRGDRIDLDAVESVDDFSSWRAYQRSKLANAQFAAELARRLRADDRGVTSNSFHPGAIPGSGFLRDLPGPLSRVAGALGRLPFATTPAEGAATAVYLAVADDVADATGRYFADCREKKPSTEAQDPRAQRRLWERSAGVLGIDEPLADLAADEVEPSA, encoded by the coding sequence ATGCGTACCTACCCCGAGGACATCGCCGGCGTCGGCGACGAACGGCTGGTCGGGAAGACGGCGCTGGTGACCGGCTCGACGAGCGGGATCGGCAGGGAGGCAGCGCTCTCGTTGGGACGGCTCGGGGCGCACGTGATCGTCCACGGCCGCGACGAGGAGGCCGGGTCGGCGGTGGTCGACGAGATCGAGGCCGGCGTCAACGAGGGCACCGCCGAGTTCGTCGCCGCCGACTTCGCGGAGCCGAAGGAGGTGCGCGCGCTCGCGGACGCGACGCGGCGTGCCGCCCGCGACGACGGGCTCGACCTCCTGTGCAACAACGCGGGCGGCTACTTCCGCGAGGCGCGGCTCACCGACCTCGGCGTCGAGTACACCTTCCACGTGAACCACCTCGCGCCGTACCAGCTCACCGCCGAGCTGCTCGACGACCTGGCCGACGACGCCCGGGTGATCACCACCTCCTCGGAGGCACACCGCGGCGACCGGATCGATCTCGACGCGGTGGAATCGGTCGACGACTTCTCCTCGTGGCGTGCCTACCAGCGCTCGAAGCTGGCGAACGCGCAGTTCGCCGCCGAGCTCGCCCGTCGCCTCCGCGCCGACGACCGTGGGGTCACCTCGAACAGCTTCCACCCGGGCGCGATCCCCGGGTCGGGCTTCCTCCGTGACCTCCCCGGGCCGCTCTCGCGGGTCGCCGGCGCGCTCGGTCGGCTCCCCTTCGCGACGACGCCCGCGGAGGGCGCCGCGACGGCGGTGTACCTCGCGGTCGCCGACGACGTCGCGGACGCGACGGGGCGCTACTTCGCCGACTGTCGCGAGAAGAAGCCCTCCACGGAGGCGCAGGACCCGCGTGCACAGCGCCGGCTGTGGGAACGCAGCGCCGGGGTGCTCGGGATCGACGAGCCGCTGGCGGACCTCGCAGCCGACGAGGTCGAACCGTCCGCCTGA
- a CDS encoding PAS domain-containing protein, which produces MHPTALPDSFFVHSDMEIVYADPTFCTLVGAESREQLRGASLADIVVPEYCSSFREQVARVENEDAPVLGLAVEFRTATDQPQRGIVVSSLIEWDGSRHVRSTVLPTGVADSPASHLLHDRAMDEAPIGITISDPSQRDNPLIYVNDGFCEQTGYARDEILGRNCRFLQGDATHEDPVARMRAAIEAEEPVTVELRNYRKDGTMFWNRVTIVPIRSDAGTVTNYLGYQQDVTAEKRFEQDLTLFREQAKESEKAIFVTDPDGTIEYVNPAFERITGYSADEAIGLTPRILRSGHQDAAFYAELWDRITAGEIWEAELTNQTKHGELFEVRQKIVPVTDEHGTITQFVAIEQDITEQTLTTQTLDVLNRVLRHNLRNALNVIDGHAELLETEELDAEARQASIKTIRDQAAVIE; this is translated from the coding sequence GTGCACCCGACCGCCCTGCCGGACTCATTTTTCGTTCACTCCGACATGGAGATCGTCTATGCGGACCCCACGTTCTGTACACTCGTTGGGGCAGAATCACGAGAGCAGCTTCGGGGGGCTTCGCTGGCGGATATCGTTGTGCCGGAGTACTGTTCCTCGTTCCGTGAGCAGGTTGCACGGGTGGAAAACGAGGACGCGCCCGTGCTCGGGCTTGCCGTCGAGTTCCGGACGGCCACCGATCAGCCGCAACGTGGCATCGTAGTGAGTTCGCTGATCGAGTGGGATGGCTCCCGGCACGTCCGGAGTACGGTGCTTCCGACGGGTGTGGCCGACTCGCCGGCGAGCCACCTGCTCCATGACAGAGCGATGGACGAGGCCCCGATCGGGATCACGATCTCCGACCCGTCCCAACGGGACAACCCGCTCATATACGTCAACGACGGGTTCTGTGAACAGACCGGCTACGCCCGCGATGAGATTCTCGGTCGGAACTGCCGGTTTCTGCAGGGTGACGCCACGCACGAGGATCCGGTCGCACGGATGCGAGCCGCGATCGAGGCCGAAGAGCCCGTCACCGTCGAACTCCGGAACTACCGGAAGGACGGCACGATGTTCTGGAACCGTGTCACGATCGTCCCGATCCGATCCGATGCGGGGACCGTCACCAACTACCTCGGCTATCAGCAGGACGTGACCGCCGAAAAACGGTTCGAACAGGATCTCACGCTCTTTCGGGAACAGGCGAAGGAGTCGGAGAAAGCCATTTTCGTCACCGACCCCGACGGAACGATCGAGTACGTCAACCCCGCGTTCGAACGGATCACCGGGTATTCGGCCGACGAGGCGATCGGACTCACCCCGCGTATCCTCAGATCCGGACACCAAGACGCGGCGTTCTATGCGGAACTCTGGGATCGGATCACGGCCGGCGAGATCTGGGAGGCCGAACTGACGAACCAGACCAAACACGGGGAGCTATTCGAAGTCAGACAGAAGATCGTCCCCGTCACGGACGAGCACGGGACGATAACGCAGTTCGTGGCGATCGAACAGGACATCACCGAACAGACGCTCACGACACAAACGCTCGACGTGCTCAATCGGGTGTTGCGACACAATCTGCGGAACGCCCTGAACGTGATCGACGGGCACGCGGAACTGTTGGAAACGGAGGAACTGGACGCGGAAGCACGGCAGGCGTCGATCAAAACGATCCGGGATCAGGCCGCCGTGATAGAGTGA
- a CDS encoding DUF5787 family protein, which translates to MFRGAGDSEFAFELLVSRWAELAWHPADGERPVVVARQLGTRERRWDTVVLEVDPDALAARRAFGDRELDSDLLRVVRGAPADYRWYRDALDDPGFPWRYVREAVHRAAGRDLIEKRRGANGRIEFRRLREYPEWVERVVAIENKPDLDASAAAALSDQLRHDVDAGLADEVWVATAATGDRVSPALLEDIPVEVGVMEFDFSEGVDADAGEVVWHPTALDADGDPRTRLLLAERAYGKGWRSFRETMRPDCRHFELRREGRALVPYCAAKERVPTAAECKGSCPEFSPEPPQWRTRGWPIDGGPGKGIRALLERRRERERGRAVEHKGT; encoded by the coding sequence GTGTTTCGGGGCGCCGGCGACAGCGAGTTCGCCTTCGAGCTGCTCGTCAGCCGGTGGGCCGAACTCGCCTGGCACCCCGCCGACGGCGAGCGTCCGGTCGTCGTCGCGCGGCAGCTCGGCACCCGCGAGCGTCGCTGGGACACCGTCGTACTGGAGGTCGACCCCGACGCGCTGGCGGCGCGACGCGCGTTCGGTGACCGCGAGCTCGATTCGGACCTCCTGCGCGTCGTCCGCGGGGCACCCGCGGACTACCGGTGGTATCGGGACGCCCTCGACGACCCGGGGTTCCCGTGGCGCTACGTCCGCGAGGCCGTCCATCGCGCGGCCGGCCGCGACCTGATCGAGAAACGCCGCGGGGCGAACGGACGTATCGAGTTTCGTCGCCTGCGCGAGTATCCCGAGTGGGTCGAGCGCGTGGTCGCGATCGAGAACAAGCCGGATCTGGACGCCAGCGCGGCCGCGGCGCTATCCGACCAGCTTCGCCACGACGTGGACGCCGGCCTCGCCGACGAGGTGTGGGTCGCCACCGCCGCGACCGGGGATCGGGTGTCGCCGGCGCTATTGGAGGACATTCCCGTGGAGGTCGGCGTGATGGAGTTCGACTTCTCCGAGGGCGTCGACGCCGACGCGGGGGAGGTCGTCTGGCACCCGACCGCGCTCGACGCCGACGGCGACCCACGAACCCGGCTGCTGTTGGCCGAGCGCGCCTACGGCAAGGGGTGGCGCTCGTTCCGGGAGACGATGCGGCCCGACTGTCGGCACTTCGAGCTTCGCAGGGAGGGGCGCGCGCTCGTTCCGTACTGTGCAGCGAAGGAACGTGTCCCGACGGCCGCCGAGTGCAAGGGCAGCTGTCCGGAGTTCTCGCCCGAGCCGCCGCAGTGGCGAACGCGGGGATGGCCGATCGACGGCGGTCCGGGGAAGGGGATCCGGGCGCTGTTGGAACGGCGGCGCGAGCGGGAGCGCGGGCGAGCGGTCGAGCACAAGGGAACGTGA
- a CDS encoding NAD-dependent epimerase/dehydratase family protein, which yields MDLTGTAALVTGGGGLIGSHLAGHLQSEYDADVRVADDFSKGDRDRIPDGVDVIEADLTDEAETREAVTADLDVVFHLAAYTDTNFDDDRRLFEENTEMTYNVLEAMEDAGVPNLAFTSSSTVYGEAPRPTPEDYAPLEPISIYGSSKLADEALISTYAKSYGFTAWVYRFANIVGPYQRGNVVPDFIQKLQADPDELEILGDGRQEKSYLHVTDCVDAMCHVVEHGERDLNTYNLGSRTTTSVNRIADIVAGEMGLDPEYSYTGGDRGWTGDVPKMRLSVEKLAALGWEPPASSDDAVRAATRDLLAELT from the coding sequence ATGGACCTGACCGGAACCGCCGCGCTCGTCACCGGCGGCGGCGGCCTGATCGGCTCGCACCTCGCGGGACACCTCCAGTCCGAGTACGACGCGGACGTCCGCGTCGCCGACGACTTCTCGAAGGGCGATCGCGATCGGATTCCCGACGGCGTCGACGTGATCGAGGCCGACCTGACCGACGAGGCCGAGACGCGCGAGGCGGTGACGGCCGACCTCGACGTCGTGTTCCACCTGGCGGCGTACACGGACACGAACTTCGACGACGACCGTCGGCTGTTCGAGGAGAACACCGAGATGACGTACAACGTTCTGGAGGCGATGGAGGACGCCGGGGTCCCGAACCTCGCGTTCACCTCCTCCTCGACCGTCTACGGCGAGGCGCCCCGCCCCACCCCGGAGGACTACGCCCCGCTGGAGCCGATCAGCATCTACGGCTCGTCGAAGCTGGCCGACGAGGCGCTCATCTCGACGTACGCGAAGAGCTACGGGTTCACCGCGTGGGTGTACCGCTTCGCCAACATCGTCGGCCCGTACCAGCGCGGCAACGTCGTCCCCGACTTCATCCAGAAGCTGCAGGCCGACCCCGACGAACTGGAGATCCTCGGCGACGGCCGCCAGGAGAAATCGTACCTCCACGTCACCGACTGCGTCGACGCGATGTGCCACGTCGTCGAACACGGCGAGCGCGACCTCAACACGTACAACCTCGGCTCGCGGACGACCACCTCGGTGAACCGCATCGCCGACATCGTCGCCGGGGAGATGGGGCTCGATCCCGAATACAGCTACACCGGCGGCGACCGCGGGTGGACCGGCGACGTGCCCAAGATGCGCCTCTCCGTCGAGAAGCTCGCAGCGCTCGGCTGGGAGCCGCCCGCCTCCAGCGACGACGCCGTCCGCGCCGCGACGCGGGATCTACTGGCGGAACTGACCTGA